From Calditerrivibrio sp., one genomic window encodes:
- a CDS encoding class I tRNA ligase family protein, whose amino-acid sequence MTKPTFYVTTPIYYVNDVPHIGHAYTTVAADVISRYKRLSGYDVFFLTGTDEHGQKIELAAEKQGITPKQLADKVVERFKGLWIKLNISYDKFIRTTEDYHKKSVQYIFKKMMENGDIYQGEYEGWYCTPCETYWTETQLLDGNCCPSCRRETSRLKEPSYFFKMSKYQDALLKHIEENPDFIKPASRKNEIVSFIKEGLRDLSISRTSFKWGIPVPGDPKHIIYVWIDALSNYISALGYPNVEDLFGKYWPA is encoded by the coding sequence ATGACCAAGCCTACTTTTTACGTCACAACCCCAATCTATTATGTAAATGATGTGCCCCATATTGGACACGCCTATACGACAGTCGCAGCAGATGTTATAAGCAGATACAAGAGGTTATCAGGTTATGATGTATTTTTTCTTACAGGTACAGATGAACACGGTCAGAAAATAGAATTGGCAGCTGAAAAACAGGGCATAACTCCAAAACAGTTAGCAGACAAAGTAGTAGAACGTTTTAAGGGGCTATGGATAAAACTGAATATATCGTATGACAAATTTATAAGAACAACAGAAGATTACCACAAAAAATCTGTCCAATATATCTTCAAAAAAATGATGGAGAATGGCGATATCTATCAAGGGGAGTATGAAGGGTGGTACTGCACACCATGTGAAACATACTGGACAGAAACCCAACTCCTCGATGGTAATTGCTGTCCATCCTGCAGAAGGGAGACATCAAGATTAAAAGAGCCAAGCTATTTTTTTAAGATGTCAAAATATCAAGACGCATTGCTCAAGCATATTGAAGAAAACCCAGATTTTATAAAACCAGCCTCAAGAAAAAACGAAATCGTATCTTTCATAAAAGAAGGTTTAAGAGATCTTTCCATCAGTAGAACTTCATTTAAATGGGGCATACCTGTACCTGGTGATCCTAAACACATAATATATGTATGGATAGATGCCCTATCAAACTACATATCAGCATTGGGTTATCCCAATGTAGAAGATCTTTTTGGAAAATACTGGCCTGC